A stretch of DNA from Scomber japonicus isolate fScoJap1 chromosome 19, fScoJap1.pri, whole genome shotgun sequence:
cacacacacatacacatacacacacacacatacacatacacacacacatacacacacacacatatacacacacatatatacacatacacacacacacacacacacacatacacacacacacacatacacacacacatatatacacatacacacacacacacacacacacacacacatatatacacacatacacacacacatacacacacacacacacacacacacatatatatatacacacacatacacacacacacacatatatacatacacacacacacatacacacacacacacacacacacacacatatatacacacacacacacacacacacacacacatacacacacatacacacacacacacacacatatatatacacacacacacacacacatacacacatacagacacacacacacacacacacacacccattaatgacatcactgttaatGGGTGAACGATGACGTAATAAGTCACATGACTCACGCTTGTGTTGGATCTGCAGGTGTCGAGCTTCCATGACTTCACTCATCAGACGGTTTCTAGCGTCTCGCTGCCGTCGGCTctgctcttctctcttcctccacgtctccttcagcttctcctccaTCAGCTGCTCCATCTGCTCCTCCACCCTCcgctcctgctgcagctgctccgACAGGTACTGCCGATACCTCTGCTGCTCCGCCTGCAGCTCCACCTGCACAAACATCCAggtactgtactacagtagagtactagtacctctaactgtactacagtaaagtactagtacctctaacagtactacagtaaagtactagtacctctaacagtactacagtaaagtactagtacctctaacagtactacaataGAGTACtggtacctctaactgtactacagtaaagtactagtacctctaacagtactacagtaaagtactagtacctctaactgtactacagtaaagtactagtacctctaactgtactacagtaaagtactagtacctctaacagtactacagtagagtactagtacctctaacagtactacaataGAGTACtggtacctctaactgtactacagtaaagtactagtacctctaactgtactacagtaaagtactagtacctctaacagtactacaataGAGTACtggtacctctaactgtactacagtaaagtactagtacctctaactgtactacagtacagtactagtacctctaactgtactacagtaaagtactagtacctctaactgtactacagtacagtactagtacctctaactgtactacagtaaagtactagtacctctaacagtactacagtaaagtactagtacctctaactgtactacagtaaagtactagtacctctaacagtactacagtaaagtactagtacctctaacagtactacagtagagtactagtacctctaacagtactacagtaaagtactagtacctctaacagtactacagtaaagtactggtacctctaacagtactacaataGAGTACtggtacctctaactgtactacagtagagtactagtacctctaacagtactacagtaaagtactggtacctctaacagtactacaataGAGTACtggtacctctaactgtactacagtagagtactagtacctctaactgtactacagtagagtactggtacctctaactgtactacaatagaGTACtggtacctctaactgtactacagtgaagtactagtacctctggctccatctagtggtgacaGCGGGTTGTTACCTTCCTCTGAGCAGCTTCCTGTCTCTCATCGCTCTCCTCTtggagcagctgctgcaggatgCTGATGtccagctgcagctcctcctgctgctctctgcaCACTCGCTTCATCTTCAGCCGCAGACCCTGATCCAGCTGCTGCCGTCTGCTCTGCTGCGCCctgcgctgctgctgctgctcccgctgcagctgcagctcatccagctgctgctgctgcagctgcagagagagagggagagagagagagagagacagagagagagagagagagacacacagagagacagagagagagagagacagagagagagagagagagagacagagagagagagacagagacagagagagagagacagagagagagagagagagagagacggatcACAAAGAGTGATGTATAAAGGAGTGATATATGAAGGAGTGATAAATGAAGGAGCAGACCAGCAGCTgcgcctcctcctctctcagccgtctgtcctcctgtctctgtctctcggCCGCCCGTGTCTGAGCGTTCAGAGCCTCCAGCTGCTCCGCGTCTCTCTGCCGGCGTCTCTGTCCGTCCCGTGTCTCTCGCTCCTCCTTGGCTCTTCTGTCAGCCTCCCACAGCTCATGgaacagctgctcctcctgctgctgctgctgctgctgctcctctctgctcctcagctGCTCCGCTCGCTCCTcgcacacctgctgctgcttctgtctgctctGCACGCTGCGCACCTCCTCACACTGCTCCCTGAAACACAGCAGGACagtctgagaggacagagtctgagaggacagagtctATGAGGACAGAGTCTGAGAGGACAGTCTGAGAGGACagtctgagaggacagagtctgagaggacagagtctgagaggacagtctgagaggacagagtctAAGAGGACAGTCTGAGAGGACagtctgagaggacagagtctAAGAGGACAGAGTCTATGAGGACAGAGTCTATGAGGACAGAGTCTAAGAGGACAGagtctgagaggacagagtTTAAGAGGACAGAGcctgagaggacagagtctgagaggacagagtctAAGAGGACAGAGTCTGAGAACACAGAGTTTGAGAGGACAGGACAGAGTCTAAGAGGACAGAGTCTATGAGGACAGAGCCTGAGAGGACAGAGTTTAAGAGGACAGAGCCTGAGAGGACAGAGcctgagaggacagagtctgagaggacagagtctaagaggacaggacagagtctgagaggacagagtctATGAGGACAGAGTCTGAGAGGACATagtctgagaggacagagtctATGAGGACAGagtctgagaggacagagtctaagaggacaggacagagtctgagaggacagagtctATGAGGACAGAGTCGTCTACCTGAACAGCTGATCCAGCCTCTCTGACACCAGCTGCTGTCTTTCAGTCTCTCGTCTGTCTCTCAGACTTCTGGCTCGTTGTCTCATCTTAGCTTGTCTCTCCACCGctgtctccttcttctcctccatctcctgcagcagctgctgaTCCTCTGTCTCCAGGACACCACGAAGCctgaggacagggggggcatCACAGGGGGGACATCACAGGGGGGACATCACAGGGGGGACATCACAGGTGACGTATCACAGGGGGGACACCACAGGGGAGGGCATCACAGGGGAGGACATCACAGGTGACATCACAGGCGTCTGTCCCCTGCTTGTCTGTCCCCCTGTGTTAACCTGTCTAACTGTGTCCTGGACTGTTTGTTAAATAGTTGAGTATTAAAGGATGAGAGACTGTCCACACTCACCTGTCCCTCCGGTCctccctcacctgtccctcctgtcctccctcacctgtccctcctgtccacgctcacctgtccctcctgtccacactcacctgtccctcctgtcctccaggCTGAGCTCATGCTGGCTGACAGCAGCTCTGATGTGTCTGTCCACGGTTCCTCTCAGGAAGAGACGCTCTGAGCTCTGCAGCCACGAGTTCTTGATGTCACAGGTCTGCTGGTTCCTGCAGAACTGGACCACTTTGTCCCGCTCCGAgtcctgtctctgtctgtccaggATGTGATGATCCGACTGCAGCTTTGCTCTCTGTTCAcatttatactttactgtagtacagttagaggtactagtactgtactgtagtacagttagaggtactagtactgtactgtagtacagttagaggtactagtactttactgtagtactattaGAGGTacaagtactttactgtagtacagttagaggtatttgtactttctacatttatttaacagctttagttacttttcagatgcagatttgacaatggataatataacaagcttttaaaatacaacacattgttcggctcacagttcagatgtctatgagttgttaacagctctaaacttctcacatgctttcatttctagctaactgtatataaagtagtataaactagctaactgtatataaagtagtataaactagctaactgtatataaagtagagtaaactagctaactgtatataaagtagtataaactagctaactgtatataaagtagtataaactagctaactgtatataaagtagtataaactagctaactgtatataaagtagtataaactagctaactgtatataaagtagtataaactagctaactgtatataaagcagtgtaaactagctaactgtatataaagtagtataaactagctaactgtatataaagtagtataaactagctaactgtatataaagtagtgtaaactagctaaccgtatataaagtagtataaactagctaaccgtatataaagtagtataaactagctaactgtatataaagtagagtaaactagctaactgtatataaagtagtgtaaactagctaactgtatataaagtagtataaactagctaactgtatataaagtagagtaaactagctaactgtatataaagtagtataaaccagctaactgtatataaagtagtgtaaactagctaactgtatataaagtagagtaaactagctaactgtatataaagtagtataaaccagctaactgtatataaagtagagtaaactagctaactgtatataaagtagtataaaccagctaactgtatataaagtagtgtaaactagctaactgtatataaagtagtgtaaactagctaaccgtatataaagtagtataaactagctaaccgtatataaagtagtataaaccagctaactgtatataaagtagtgtaaactagctaactgtatataaagtagtgtaaactagctaactgtatataaagtagtataaactagctaaccgtatataaagtagtataaactagcgcCACCTCCAGCAGCAAATATTTAAAGCTGtaatgagtaaatgtacttcTTAAAAGTCTTATTAGTAACttaaagatgatgaagatgatgaagatgatgatgtaatgtaatcTCACCGtggttcctctctgtctcagaAGCatcttcacttttattttatcattaaaaactgaaaatcatCACAGCCTGTAAACAGCGCGGAGACccggttaccatggagacggtAAACACCGGAACGTTACCGCGGAAACAGCGACACTTCCGGCGGTTTggattctgttttttttgttttttttaaactttattcatAAACCAGAGCAGGACATTAACAGTATAGAGACGAGACTGACTCGGGATCAGGGAACGTTTGTACTACAAAGCAAAGATCAGtctgtttacttcctgttcaatAACCcgcagaaccccccccccccccacacacacacacacacacacacactttcagattaatgtattattatgttttaaccaggcggggagctccggtccaacggggaagtaacttagagctgcattctatcaaaaggccaccagggggcgaccgtctctatacaagtcaatggagaagtaacttagagctgcattctatcaaaaggccaccagggggcgaccgtctctatacaagtcaatggagaagtaacttagagctgcattctatcaaaaggccaccagggggcgaccgtctctatacaagtcaatggagaattcaccaacttctcacttgatttctaacctcagtaaacgttttcaaaatgtgtttatggtctcaatcgctagtttaaagcctttcttatacacagtctatggttttaactgcactgggttagggttaactcaCTGTTGTTTCCATCTATTCCTGCTGCATGGTATGAAGTAGTCTACATGatacaaaaacactgaaatctGCCTTTATTGCACTAATGCAGTGCAACATctgtttttgtgggttttttactattggtttgatgtgtttgaatactcatctatctataaatgacgTCTGTCTGTTATTTGCATATCTCTCTAATTAACTGTTCTGACTCATTTCACACTTAGCAGGTTTCTTagtaatgtaaataataaaacttgACAGTCAGTAAATCAAAGTGACGGCACATTGTGACTCTACAGCCATAAACACTGGCTCTGTTATCTTCTAACTATTGACACGCCCACAAATTCATCCATATTCAATCCTTTCACTCAATTTATTGCTCTTTAACAGATGCTTATACATGTGCTAGTGCAAAGTAAAGATGCTAATACATGTGCTAGTGCAAAGTAAAGATGCTTATACATGTGCTAGTGCAAAGTAAAGATGCTAATAAAAGGTCCATAATGTGATGTTAAGCAGTCAACAGAAAGTTTCCCTCccgactcactaaaaccagagCTGAGCACAGGTGAGCATAATTACCTGTAATCAGAGAATCAGAGTACACCGCACAGTGACACGCCCACCACCcacgcaccacacacacacacacacacacacacagaaacacacacacacacacacacacacacacacacactgactgttacTCACTACTAAAAAGTGTGAAGTCATTCTTTAGAGTGAAACGTTGGTGAAGTTTATTGAAGCTCTACTTTATGTTTCCTTCAGTCCACATCAGCtgtggctccatctagtggtcactacagaaaacatcattatcCAGAGTGGATGTAATATTCTTCAGGATATGTTCATTATGATGCTGtgagctgtgttttctttgagtCTCTGTCAGACTTGATATGGATGGACAATGGATAATCATTGTTTCATCTTTAACCCAGCAGTGTTTTGAGTATTGTTTATGtatgtttgatgttttcagACAGTTTCTACAACAGACTGGATTACTGCAGTGCACTTTTCACTGGGATCCCAGTAAGAGTCTTCAGAGACTACAGTATGTTCAGACCAGTGCTGATCATACTGCATCACACCCACCAGCTATTTATTACAGTCGCTTATATTCATCCAAAAGCACACACGCCCCCTTTACTGACCGTCTTTTATCGAATCTATTTTATCCTTCTGCTTCTTGGTTTAGCAACCTTTCCCTAAAAAACAAGAACTCCCTAAATCTAATAGTGAGATGTTCTAGTAGCTGATAGGAGAACCTCAGCAGAACCAGAATCCCTGTATAGGAGCAGTTACAGAGGACGGCTGGTTTTATCCTGCTAGATGGCTCAAACCCACATCAGCTCCTCCCATCAGCagatacaaacaaaacagagcgatataaaaacagctttgtCCCATCAGCCATTAGAGAGACGAACAAAAACTTAATCcggttttatttgttttggtttgttcttAAATTGTTGTTCCCCACCACTAACCTCAACACCTCTGCTCCACAGACTCtatcacctccacctcctcttcctcctcctcctcaggacTAGACTCAGCAGCATGTTTGATCAGGCCTTCTGTTCTGCTGCTCCTGGTCTATGTAGTACCTTTCCTGACCAGCTGAGGGCGCCACAGACTaacatttaatttacttttgAATTAACCTTATTTGGTTGCTATGGACACGTGTTGTTAAACTTCCACAGGTCACATCATAAACTCtccatcagtcaatcaatcagtcactgattcatgtttgattcatcttaagggaaaaaagacatttgcagTGTTTTATGGTCCAAGAGAAGATTTTATAGTTTGAATAATGATTTTTGAATTAGTTTAATTAACACAATGTTTGCATTTATAaacatcagctgcacaaacatttaaaaggtgcattttatttccatgttgtACTCTGTGGGTCATATCAGGTATAGAAATGTTTATGGGATGTTTTCATTGATTATATATAAgcagataaaacataaaaaggatTTAAGAGAACACATGAATAATAACAAAGGATAGAACCAAATAATACATGAAGTGAGCACCTATCCtttgttattattgtttgtattaTCTGCTTTTATATAATCAATGAGATGCTTTAAGTTTAAcctttaaatactgttcagggtctaattgacccttttttaacatttgagatcAAAAACATCCTCCACACATTTCTGAGAACTGAAAGGGTGATGAAAACCACTGGACATGTGTAACCTTTCCTAAAAGCACGTATGTGATGTGCTGTGGTTAGAGCTGCTGCGTTGCTGTCACTGTGTCTGTTTCAGTCTGAACTTTGTCAGTTAGAGTTGTTGCATAGAAAGGAAGGAGCAGCTCTTGTCTAACTGACAAAGTTTCCCACAGTTCTCTTCACTTCCCTTCTTTAGAAGTTTCCCACAGTTCTCTTTACTAACGTCTGGCTCAGTACGACAGTTAATGTCACGTATAAAGCGCTCCTATGAACCACAACTCTTCTATAACTGAGTGTTTCTCTGGTCATGTGATTTCAGAGATATGATGAGACTTCAAAAAACTGCAGAAAAGAAAGTAACAGGACTAACCACATGTTTGCTGATTTGTCTTTCACTTTGTGTCTCTACAGAGAATATTCACATCTTATTATCATTTAACAATGTTTCACACTAACTGAaagaaaagaccaaaacatcaatgattcacaaataaaaaagtaactGAAGccaaaactaactaaactatGTTGTAAAGAAACCTGTGTGCATTGTTGTTCATATATTAATATAGTTAGATGTTATAATTGGTATTTACACTGATCACAGAGTGGATGTCCATGACTAAGTGCTGCAGGATAGCAGTAAGTCTGATTCTTCTGTAGGTTTGGGagtgtaacccccccccccacacacacacacacacacacacacacacctgtaaccCTCTATCTACTGATTTGGGTTCAGGGCCTGGTGAGAAATCTTAAC
This window harbors:
- the LOC128379975 gene encoding cilia- and flagella-associated protein 53-like, with the translated sequence MKIFHKGSRHQFNTPEEVEAFIQRVHQQQERKLNLRQHLLLSLYHCSVESVLTYGILVWYGRRAKLQSDHHILDRQRQDSERDKVVQFCRNQQTCDIKNSWLQSSERLFLRGTVDRHIRAAVSQHELSLEDRRDRLRGVLETEDQQLLQEMEEKKETAVERQAKMRQRARSLRDRRETERQQLVSERLDQLFREQCEEVRSVQSRQKQQQVCEERAEQLRSREEQQQQQQQEEQLFHELWEADRRAKEERETRDGQRRRQRDAEQLEALNAQTRAAERQRQEDRRLREEEAQLLLQQQQLDELQLQREQQQQRRAQQSRRQQLDQGLRLKMKRVCREQQEELQLDISILQQLLQEESDERQEAAQRKVELQAEQQRYRQYLSEQLQQERRVEEQMEQLMEEKLKETWRKREEQSRRQRDARNRLMSEVMEARHLQIQHKLDLNEQKQAELSKDRDELIRLMEETKLMDDEEKRRQQQACSVYRADLQAQMKHHQQVKQQQRAEEQQEQRQGLIQQQLYQQRMERILSGPPPAAPHPFRARLT